Part of the Rhodococcus sp. OK302 genome is shown below.
GTCGGTGCATCGCGTACAAGCCGGCTACCCCGGCGCCGATGACTACGACGTCGAGTGGTGCGGTGGAGAAATCAGGATCGGTCATGGTTGCCACGCTACGATTCTGCGCACTGCATCCGGAACAGACCCTCCCGCTGGATGGACAGTATCTGCCGTGTCCCCCGATCGGGGGACAACGCTCTCATCCCGCACTCGGTCCGGTCAGCGGACAGACCTCCCGGCAATTACCGACCATAGTTGTGTCATCACCGAAAACGCCGGTCACCGAGACCGACACAACGAGAAACTTCAGGAGCAAACATCATGAGTACCACAACACTTCGCAGCAACACCGCCACTTCGGTCACCAGCGCATTGATCGCCAACTCGAGCGGCCGGGCACTCTATCTGATCAAGGAGTCCAACCCGAACGGACGTTGGATCGTTCCGCCGGCCGACTACATTCTGCCGAATACGAATGTCCATGTCGTCGCTACCAGTATTGGAACCCGCGAGTTCCCGATCTCCTTGACCTACCGCACTGAGGACGGCTCCGAGTTTGTCTTCGCTTCCACCAATTCACGTGAGGACGCCGGCACACTCGGCACTTCCGCATCGCTGCCACACCGTGTCTCCACCACCATGACGTCGGGGTATCCGAGCCTGAACGTGGCCTACGTGCTCGCCTGACTCCCGATCACTCCAGCAGGCCCTGCCGCATCGCGGCAGCGACGGCAGCGCCGCGATCGTTGACTCCGAGTTTCTCGTAGAGGCGCTGCACGTGGGTTTTGACAGTGGACGGCGCGAGGAACAACTGCCCTGCAATTACCGGGATGCTGGCGCCCTGGGCGATCAACCCCAGCACCTCGCGTTCTCTGGCGCTGAGCGTCGGCCCCGAAGGTTCGCTTCGCCGACGCACCTCCCCCACTAAACTCGCAGCCACACTGGGCGGCAAGATATCTCGACCCGCAGCGCAATCGAGTATCGCGCTCACAATCTCCGCCCGAGTAGATTCCTTGGGCAGAAACCCGCAAGCCCCCGCCTGCAATGCTTGATAGACAACCGATGCCTCGTCGTGAGCACTCAGTAGCAACACTCGGGTCGGGAGTTCGTCCCGAGTCACGGCCGCAGCAACCTGCGTTCCGTCGAGAATCGGCATTCGGAAATCAAGTAGCGCTACCTGAGGCTTCAGTTCCCGGATCAATGCCAGCGACGCCGCACCGTCGTCGGCCTCACCGACGACGTCGATGCTCTCGCTCCCGGAGAGGGCCCGGACAACGCCCTCACGAAACAGCGGGTGGTCGTCACCGACCACCACCGAAACCTTGCCGGCTTGCAGTTTTGAGCCTTCTCGCATTGCTCACTTTCCCACAAACAACGTCTTTTCCGACACCCTCAGGAGCAACCGTCATGCGTACCAACTCCACTCGCATTGCAGCAATCACCGCAATCGCCTTCGCAGTCGGCGGCTCGGTACTCGGAGCCGCAATCATTGCCAACGCCGGGACGATGCCCACCGACGGCCCCACCGTCGCCATGACGATCACCAATAACACCGACAATCCCATGCTCCTGGACAGCGCATCCAACCCCTACGGCGAGTGGATCAACGGCCCCCGTTCGTACCTCGCGCCGCACACCACCGAAATCGTGACCGCGTACAGCAGCGATCCTCGGGGCATCGGCGTCGACGTCACCTACAACGTGGCCGACGGAGTGCAAACCGTCATGGCTGCCAACAACTACGCCGGCAACCCCACCCTCGACGGAACCCGCATCATCGGCGACCCCACCCACGTCATCCTCACGAACTACCTGTCCACCGGTTATCCGACGATGAACGCGTCGTACGACGTCTTCACTGCCAACTGAAACTTGCATCGCTACGGCCCACGGCCCGACATCCGATTGGATGCCGGGCCGTGGAAGTTGCAGCGCGCCTGGTAGAAACGGGTCAGACTCGGCCGAAGTACGCGTCCTTGAGCACTGCAAGATCGTCGATATCCTTGGCGTCTGCGTCCAGAACCACCTTGCCGATGTCGAGAACCGTCACGTGATCGGCGACGCTCATCGCTGCCTCGACGGCCTGTTCCACCAGCAGAACTGCGAGCCCCGTCTCCTTGAGTTGCTGCACGCGATCCATCACCTCGCCCACGATCACGGGTGCCAGACCGCCCGAAGGCTCGTCCAGCAGGAGGAGTCGTGGCTGCGCCATGAGGGCTGCACCGATCGCCAGCATCTGCTGCTGGCCACCGGACATGGAACCTGCCGGCAGAGCGCGCTTCTCCCCCAGAATCGGGAACATCTCGTACATGGACTCCACCGATTCCATGAGTTCCGCGCGTTTGACCTTGCGGGTGTACCCACCGAGCAGGAGATTCTGCTCGACGGTCTGCTTGTGGAAGACCCGCTTCCCTTCCTGGACATACGCCATTCCCTGACGCACCCGCTT
Proteins encoded:
- a CDS encoding response regulator; protein product: MREGSKLQAGKVSVVVGDDHPLFREGVVRALSGSESIDVVGEADDGAASLALIRELKPQVALLDFRMPILDGTQVAAAVTRDELPTRVLLLSAHDEASVVYQALQAGACGFLPKESTRAEIVSAILDCAAGRDILPPSVAASLVGEVRRRSEPSGPTLSAREREVLGLIAQGASIPVIAGQLFLAPSTVKTHVQRLYEKLGVNDRGAAVAAAMRQGLLE
- a CDS encoding ABC transporter ATP-binding protein, producing MEPILKVRNLQTGYGDLRVVWDVSFDVYPGQVTALLGRNGAGKTSTLRALSGLNKVASGTVEMDGADITGIPPHKRVRQGMAYVQEGKRVFHKQTVEQNLLLGGYTRKVKRAELMESVESMYEMFPILGEKRALPAGSMSGGQQQMLAIGAALMAQPRLLLLDEPSGGLAPVIVGEVMDRVQQLKETGLAVLLVEQAVEAAMSVADHVTVLDIGKVVLDADAKDIDDLAVLKDAYFGRV